A stretch of DNA from Cryptomeria japonica chromosome 4, Sugi_1.0, whole genome shotgun sequence:
tgggagaatgaataaagccttgagttgtcattgacttgtcccactactaccaaggcatcatcatcaagttcctttaccacaactaaatctggtgtaaactcaacctttttcccattcccatagtgagtgatttggtagatggagagaaggttggtagacaagttaggaacatagagaacattctcaaatgttccatcatccatgtcagcTGAacatttcccttcaacctctacttgtgtgtcatcacctatgtaaatgtgaggtaccttagatggctccaatgaagaaaactgctcctttgtagaacccatgtgatatgaggcacccgggTCAAgaatccattgctgtgaagaacctgttgtagccacaaatgcttgcccttttcccttagactatgaggaagaggaaggagatgaatccttttgTGTGTAgatggatggcaagttgatgttgtttttcttgagaagattggttaactcatcaacttgttttgtgtggcatcaatgctcatcatgaccatacttcttgcaatatgcacaagttggtttatcattcttaggtggtgtccccttcttggaagaggatgattgtcctttttcctggtgtggcttagacttagagtgcttcttcttcttgttggaatcttttccttgacttccttgattcccttgattagccaccaaagccttggactttgaagacttgagaaaccccatgttcaataACTTAggttgttccaatattaacatttctgtgaaagcatcaaatgaaggcataacataggaactccccattgtcaaacgatgagtttggaagctagacacaaatgctgcatattctggtgcaagcttgtccaacaagttgaatatcaattgagcatcctttttgtcaattccacaatccttaagctttgctcttagctcatttgctttggtgacataatcttggattgtatcaaaactcttgggattcaAGTTGGTGAGcacattgtcaatctgatagcctctgatttcatcaacttgtccttacaatttctgaaacatatcccaagcctctttgattgttttacacttctcaatgtgaaaaatgaggtcatctgatacatacttgcgtaaggttccaagagccatggaattctttgtgagccattctaattgagcatttggattagccgtaggatcaagtggtgttgttattgttccatctatgtagtgtgtgagacccttttccattaatttactccatactaaaattttccatgatgcataattatgtggagttaaaggtggaaatttattaggactcattgcaacaaaaatggaaagagcacaaagagaggcacaatcacacaagacacccccccaaattcactcaatcaaagaaccccccccaaaagtgatgatttggcactttataagtagtgtgtatacaatgggccacttgcaaaaaatggcaaagtggacttttgattacaattttacaacttccttaataaggccaaaagagtctcaaactaataatgcaagagatctaactaagatccaagcaatttacaagtacctaataggccaaataagaccaatatctaaaagtacaatttccactcaaaatctctaaaatctaatcatagattatgaaagtagacaaaaaaacatgcactttcaaaaaaaatggcacctaaaaaggaggtcgtatgagctcaaacgaggcctttgaagttgcagaattgaggattggacaggtatagctaagagaatccaaaaattctaaaaaacttgtgcaccaaaattagaaaataaccacaccattgcgaAGATCACAAAactttagcccatttcaaaaaaagttgtacaaaaaaggagcaaaaatgaaccagatatggcctttcaaagttggactgcaaaaataaaaagcccaatggagaggggtcaaatttttttcaaaaaatgtagatgtggcgctgatgtcagtagtttactatgttaaatttgatggccatatgaccatcaccaaaacttcacctccctgctgactgggcgtctgtactgtacggactgctgactgggcagatgACTGGGCAGGTGACTGTGCAGTACGGCTGACAGGACATACGGATCTGACATGGCACTATGTGGTGGGTGACATGGCATACGGACTGCTGTGTGTGAGCCGTGTGGTGGGGTCCTGGTAGCCGACTGGGCTTCGTGTGGCAGGGTCAGAGGCTGGGCAGTCGCCAAAGATCTTTGGCCGGTAGTGTTAGGTAGACGGTCGCCGGAGGCAGCGTGGACAGGTGCCGTCAATGGCCTATGGAAGGCGGAGACCGGCGGGGACTTGTGGAAGGCGGAGACCGACGGGGACCTGCTCGGGCAGTGACGGCGGTGGGTGGTACCTGCTGCGGTACTGTCTGCAGCGTGGTACAATCTTGCAACACGCATACTACCGGTAcgggggggtctacggacccccaaaCACAGcgcaaaaaaaaactttttttttcgatttttcgattttttttttgaaaaataaatttttgaaaaaaaatttcgaaatccgtacgataatagccaaaatagggaaaaaaatttctcaccaaaataggtcgactttatagtcaaaatttatggaaacggcctcccggattcaacggcgatgtccaaatcactgtatgatgcccccaaaaaatgaagatccccaaatccgaaaatagaagccctccacgatgtctccaaaaaccaatcaatgaagccccaatagctttgataccatgtaggatttttccaagatcaagggtacaatgaaaagcataaaagagacaatagaatgacaagaacaaactgtattctcatcaatatgtaaaatgatcaactagattaaccaatacaatgaatagagccctgcttatataggcaaggccatatggatgtatgagcacacaaatatgacatgtggctcaatgagaaacaagggtaggtaagaaatactaggggtaggtaagataaataatattccacaagaggtggatgatccaccgaatgtggagtgtaatagcaaaataagaccacaaaaggtggaatttctcctacaagctctatccctatgtgcacacttccctaagtgtctcaaatccaaattacgaagagatgcattatcctaagttaacttaagtaagtgtaataatatccaaaatgaatatttatttacaccaacaattataatGTTTTCATTGCTCTCTATCCCAAAAAAGAAGAACCTAACCAAGATCAAATCAATGCCATTTGTGTTTCCAAGAAGCCTAAAGTTGTTGTCCACCTTCATCAAGATGTCTCTCAACCTCAAAAAAAGCCAAAAATTATTGTTAAGGATGGATTGAATCGTCAACCTAATTATCATGCGATGTCTTACACATAATAACGAAGTATTTACTTTAGAAGTCAACAATAATATAGAAATTAAAGAATAATATAGTTTTTTtggttcctacaatcctctctccaatttgaAAAAATACACTATCTCCTACTAAAGATTATCCTAAAGAGGAACTCTTGGAGAatgattgggggtcattagatttCACGCCCTCTTTTCTATTGCAAGTATAAGATGCTTGAATTTGATACTCCAAATTTTTATCCTAGCACATGCTTTgatattgattgggcctctttaaaattCAATCCAATACAACCTAAGATCAAACAAAGTCTTTATCCTAATCCTACAATTGGATACAATGGACAtattttaggatgtgtgcaacaaagtcttgaaagttaTGATAAATCACACTTTTTGAATGAAGAGCTAGGTTTCcaatctcttcctttgtcaacttCCCCTCCAccattgtctagtgaatccatGTCTTCTTATTCCAATATGAAATTACGACAAGATTTTTTTTTGTCCAAGCGGTGTGAGTTGGTTCTAAGGATGGTTGATACTCTATCAAGTTGGGTTTTGATATTTTCCCTCCTCCCCCACCATCCTCTGATTGGTCATAAATTTGGAGGTAAAAAAAAACCCCTAAGGTTTACTTTTTATGGTTGATTTCTTGTCATAAAGGATCTTGACTATTGGTAGCCTTCAAAAGAGGGGCTTTTAGATGGTGAATAGATTTGTTCTTTGTGAGATGGTTGAGGAAAGAATCAACCATCATTTTTTGCATTGTCCCTTCTCTCTGTTGGTCAAACAAAAGATTAATAGCTTATTTTTTGTTTATTAGGTGTGGCACTTAGACCCTAAGTTAGTCTCTTCTAGCTAGACTCCCCTATCCTCACATTGTCTGATTTGAGAGCTCTAATCGCAAGCCTTCCTCTATATGAGCTAAATTTTATGGATAGAACTCAATGACAAAAAATTTAGAGACTATAAGACTCATTGGAAAAAATCTATCATTTTCTTTGATTAACTAGGTCAAGGAGAATATGAAAATATTTGGTAATTCCAAATGCTTTGGAATCGAATATCATCAAGAATTAGGATTTGATAGACATCCTTTCAAATTTAATCTTCCCACCTATTGGGTTTAAAAATGCTATAAAATGAGCCCCCTGAAATTAATTGGttgaaacttaattttgatggctcTTCTAAAAGTGATGCAGGTCTAGCTGATGGGGGTGGTATCATTAGAGATTCACAGAGAAAGGGCATGGTGTCATACATGGTAAATTTGGTTGTTCAAACATCAAACATTGTACTATAATTATTCATTGGAAAGGATTGGCTTTGTTCAATCTTATGATAACTATGCTTTTAGCAATATCACCCTTTGTTGTCTCTTACCCAAATATGGTTTTACTATCTATCTAAGTCATTTTCTTGGTTATACTATACATGCCATGAATGGGGACCTCATCTAGACAGAACTTGATAGTTGCAAAAAATTTATAGGGAATGGGTTTCTCTTGAATAATGTGGTGGAAGGTAATTTGGTGACCTATGTGGATGGTATGAATGGATTTAACCTTACTCTATCTGAACAATTTATCAAAAAAGAGGGACTTCCCTGTCTGTGCAAAGAAAGTTAATGAGCTTTGTGATAATTACAACAAGAAGTGAGCTATCATCTGTTGCCTTTTGGGTCAGCTTAACATGGTAAGGAAGATAATAAATAGACTAGAACCCCTTGTTGAAGCTAATTTCAGAACTTTTGGATAGGTTGTGGAGGACAAAGACTCGAGAGTTTGGGAAGTGGCTAATAACTTGGTTGAGAAGATAAACAAAACAGAATGTATTGAGGAAGAACTAAAGGGACTATATGAGAAAATTTGCCAAAAGGATGGCAAGGAGGAAACAATGAGGGATATGAAGGAGATTTAGACTAGCAAGGCATCTCTCAAGAGAAAAATGGAGGATGTGATTGTGTGGATTAATTAGATGTTTAAAACAAACTCGGCTACCTTTCAGGTTATCCAAGAGGAATTTGAGAAGAAGGACTAGAAGAATAGACATGTGGTCTCTTCCATGGCCACATGGTTAGAGGTGTCAATTTTGAGAGTGGATGTCACTCTAGAATCACCTATTTATTTCGTCTGGCAAGGGTTCTAATAAATGACTCTGATTCTCCAGTAAGGTGAAGGCTCTGAGTCAAGACAGGAAGTTTGAGAAGGCGCCCACCAAGTAAGCCATTGGTTCGTGCCTTCGGTGGGAGTGGGTCTATGTGTTATGTTCTTCTTTTTTTTAGTCTCATTGGTCTTTGTTTTTTGTTGTATCTGTTTAAGAGCATTTGATTTTGTTCCTTTTTGGCAGTAGGCTCTAGAGTGTTGGTTTCTAATTCCTTGTGAGTCCCATGGGTTTTCTCAATCTTTCATCTTTATAGTGGTTATGTAATGGCTCGAGCCTCTCTCATttttggccaatcaaaatattatcaacataaaactatttatttaaaactattttattactatatagacaaatatattattatttttattttaaaagattTAATTTTTTGAACTATTATTTTTCTAATACACTAGTTTTATTTTTTTGCATAACTTTTAATTTAAAATCTATTATTCATGTTTATTGAGATGCTTGTCCCTTTCATCATTGAATTATACttttgaaaacaaataaaaattattaaatttataaaaaatatatatatattttaacattaatttgaataacttatttttaatttaaaataaaatattgtatTATAGATCTTTTAAAAATCAATACATAGATTCTGACATTTCTATAACActtttttaaaatatgttttataaacatgataatatttttcttgaaaagaataaaatattaCATTATAGATCTTTTTAAAATCAGCACATGAATAAAAACATTTCTACaacacattttaaaaaaaaaattgtaaacataATAATATTTccttatatttaatataatataaactcTAAACAAAGGAAATCAAATAAAAAAGATAGTTGACTTCTTCCTAACAATTATCTTTTTTTAATACCTTCTATCAATTGTACAGATTTCTAAATACTAGCAACCTGGAAAACCCAAACATGCACGGAATTAAAaaacaagatgattgaagaaacaacaaccgacATATCATTAATAATTTTGAAGGAACAACAACCGACAGTGTCATTCAATTTCAACAATAGACGAAATTTCAATGACAGAGTCTCCTCTTTTAACAAAATGCTTGACAGTGTCATCTAATTCGATAGAAATTGTTAGACCAGTTCAAATATTTATGTTAACTACCAGTATTGACGGAGTCAATTCATGGAAGAAAACTTTTAAAAGTGTAGTAATATTGGAAAAAATCTGAAGCACAGTAAACTCATACTTAATCCAGCATTCCCATTTCTTGTTATGCTATATTGGATAAAGTCTACACGCAAGCAAGTGGAAATAGAATAAGTCTAACGTTAAATGCTATCATCATATATTGCAAATGTTCAGAATACCAAAGCTTGGTCACATTGCATAGTCCGTGTTGACTCGGTCAAACGAATCAGTTGATTATGGTGTTAAATACCACATCCTTCCCTCCTCCTATAGTGCATACCCAAAAGCGATTTTGTTAACTTTTTCTCCTCTCATCTATCAGAATTCGGACTGCTGTTTAGCTACTCTGAACAGAAATGGAGGCTAGTCTGCTGGTGATTCCTTTGTTCGTATTATTTTTATCTACTACAGCTAATGGGCATGGGTTGAAGGTGGGTTATTATCACCAAACATGCCCTGAGGCGGAGGAGATAATCAGTGAAACTGTTGCCAAAGCTGTTAAAGCGAATCCTGGTGTGGCAGCTTCTTTCATAAGGatgcatttccatgattgctttgtaAGAGTAAGTATTCTGAAATATTTTCATCTCGAATTTCATCCATTATTCTACAATATGTTAGAATACATATTAAACACAGTGATGGATGATTAATTGCAGGGTTGTGATGGATCAATTCTCCTTGATTCCACAGAAGACAACACAGCGGAAAAGGACTCCCCTGTCAACAACCCAAGCCTGACGGGCTACGACATAATTGATGAAGCCAAGTCCAAACTGGAAGCCAAATGTGCCGGCATCGTTTCTTGTGCCGACGTAGTTGCATTTGCTGCAAGAGATAGTGCTTACCAAGTATGTATTCTTGACAATAATAATAATGAACTTACGATTATGTAGCAGTAATAATAGCTTGACTTATATTACAACGATTGCAAATTCAGGCTGGTGGATTATTTTGGGCGGTTCAAGGCGGGCGAAGAGACGGAAGGATATCTCGCGAATCAGAGGTCACAGATAATATTCCCTTTCCCTCATTTGATGTAAAAAGGTTAACACAATCTTTTGCTTCGAAGCAATTGTCACAGGAGGACATGGTCACTCTCTCAGGTAGGCCTGCTTATTTCATAATAATACTCAATAAAACGATTAAACTGGCTGTAGATTATATCTTATATAAATAATCTGATTGCTCTTGTAGGTGCCCATTCAATTGGGGTTTCTCACTGTGCTTCATTCACCGGAGATCGTCTGTACAACTTCAGCGGCAGAGGCGGTCAAGACCCTTCCATGGAGTCTAACTATGCTCTTCAGCTCAAGGCCAAATGCCCCCCTTCGGCTTCAAACGACACCGTTGTTCCACTGGATCCTCTCACACCCACTAAATTGGACGCGAAATACTACACTGATTTGCGACACAAGCGTGGATTGCTCAAGTCCGATCAGACTTTGATGTCAAATTATGCCACTTCCAGACAGGTGAAGATAAATGCAAAGTACCCCACAATTTGGAGGAAAAACTTTGGAAGGGCAATGGTAAAGATGGGTGCAATTGACGTGTTGACAGGATCGCAGGGAGAGATTAGGAAACAGTGCCGTGTCCCCAACTAGCCAATTTTTCCACAGCCCATAAATTAGTTGAAGTGTCATTGCTCTATTGTTGTGTACCATTCTTTAATCAAAATTCTTTCATACAAAGGAGAAAATGACAATTATTTGGTCAGATGTCTCCTTGCAATTCTTTTCCCTGTTTCGATGATTCGAGAAATTAAATGATATTTTTGCCCATagaattgaatatatttttttgtgtgtgGATATACTAGCACCGGTTCTGTAATAACATGTTAAAATGAAAACATTCACATTGAGTTCCGTTCTCAACCACACTGCATATAGCCTCTACAAACATATTAGAGGTTCCGCCATTCATGTGATGAAAACATCTTAGAGGGCTAACAGTTCAAAATGCTAATAAGGTATTAGTATGGTCAATATAACTGTAGATAAAAACATGATCATTTATTAAACATAATCTAAAATCATGGAGTATAATTAATTgtgattaaaaataaaatagaattatagaattataatttatattaaaaattgatataagtgaattttgattttttaaatgttGAGATCTAAAGGTATAAAGTGTAATGTTGAATTAGATCGAGTATCAAAGATTTGAGATGATTCTTAACAATGCGGATGTCTAGAATGCACCACACTAGCATAACTTAGTTTTTGTAGTGTGCTTCTAATCTAATAATAAGAAAATGGTATCTTGAAGTAGATGTCCATAAGAATTTTAGAAACCTAATGAATCATACAATAGTAGAATAACTTTTATAAAGAATCCtttctattttttaaagaaaatatatatttttctagtTATTTTATTCATACTATTAAGTATTTGTATTAAATGTTATCGAATCCTAATTTTATTCTTTTTTGaataaggggtaaaaatttattaatcaataAATATCATCAGTACAATAAAGCATATGCCACCAACCTACAAAGGAACCCACTTCCAATCGTTGATTTAACTCCAAAAAAGCACCAAACAAAACAGCTAACAATTACTAATTATCTTCAATAATTAATCTCTCGAGCCTTTGGAAGCATTCCAAAGGGAGGTGCTCTCACCCAACAACACACCATTCTCCCATGTATTCTGAGGCCCATTTAGCCAAGCAATCTACAACACTATTCCATTACCAGGGAAtatgaagaaaagaaacaaaatctAAATATCTTCTCAACCATATGATTTGTTTAGCCACATAGGCTAGCTTCCAATTCACCTCATCAAAATCTTTCTTATTTAGCATATTAACCAAAATTTAACAATTTGTCTCAACAATAACATTTATCCAACCCAACTCACAACACCTTTCCAAGGCAATAAGGGATACCAAATCTTTCATAAGATCGTTAATTTGGTGTCCTTTATAAATTGCGAAGAATAAAAGAATCGTCCCTAACCTATCTCTCTAATACCTCCTAATCCACATCACCATATTGAAAAAATGACTCCACATCAAAAAGTGATTGTAGTACATTATGGACAAGATAATAAATGAAAAGTGAATTTTTAAATCTTGAAGTATCATTGGGACTAATGTCTACTTGTATCATGGCACAAATGTCATTAGACAACTCATGTTTCATCGTCCATATTTTAATCTTGTTAGAGAAGGGAAAAAAGTTTTCCAACCTATCTGAAGTATCATTTCCTTCCTTAAATGTGTCTTGGATCCTTGCATGGCCAAAGGTGGCTAAGTTACTTTGGCATTTGGTGATAAGATCCATCAAACTCCATCTTGCCTTAGCATTTCCTtgcaagatcaagatgacatttttggaatcaccctcaattatgAGATTTTGTTAACCTTGTCCTTGGTGATAAAAATGCAATAGAAATGCATCACCACTTCTACCATGTTGGAGGTTTGAATGCCCAAGTTTGACACATAGACTACCACCATTCTATCACCGGGATCTCTGATGATGCCACCCCCACCTGCCCAGCCCAGGTTCCACTTGGAagtcccatcaaaatttagttttaacCATCTAGTGTCAAGGGAACCATTTTAAGTTGTTATTATACCCAAGAGGAGGAGAGATAAAATTAGAGAGGGAATCAATCATTTCTTAATTTTTAGCTATGAGCCAATCCAACAACAAGGTGGGGTGAAAATGTTTGAACCTTCCAAAGTGTTTCATATTCTATCTGACATGATTAATAATGCAGTAGTTTTATTTCCTATTATGGTTAGGTGGTTAAAAATTACTTAATATTTGTGGCCTATGTTTAATGGCAATTGTATTTTTCAAGAAAAGAAGgctttttttatcatttataatactaaaatcataaaaatacccttttggatgtGGGAACAAGAAAGGGGAATATTCATGCACTCACATTTATCATATGGTTATACTAAAAATGGGTAAAGACACTTTTCTAGACATGCATTTCAGAAAATTAAAAATA
This window harbors:
- the LOC131874748 gene encoding peroxidase 5-like; this encodes MEASLLVIPLFVLFLSTTANGHGLKVGYYHQTCPEAEEIISETVAKAVKANPGVAASFIRMHFHDCFVRGCDGSILLDSTEDNTAEKDSPVNNPSLTGYDIIDEAKSKLEAKCAGIVSCADVVAFAARDSAYQAGGLFWAVQGGRRDGRISRESEVTDNIPFPSFDVKRLTQSFASKQLSQEDMVTLSGAHSIGVSHCASFTGDRLYNFSGRGGQDPSMESNYALQLKAKCPPSASNDTVVPLDPLTPTKLDAKYYTDLRHKRGLLKSDQTLMSNYATSRQVKINAKYPTIWRKNFGRAMVKMGAIDVLTGSQGEIRKQCRVPN